One window of Balneolales bacterium ANBcel1 genomic DNA carries:
- the gpmI gene encoding 2,3-bisphosphoglycerate-independent phosphoglycerate mutase: MAKALLAILDGYGLPEDDSASAIKKAHTPFVDSLIENEPNSKLSASGLDVGLPEGQFGNSEVGHLNIGAGRIVWQELTRVNKDIEDGGFFANEALLSAAEQAKKSGKVHIMGLFSDGGVHSHNNHLFALLRFFQQQGIENVFVHAFTDGRDTSPHGGARYVETFLEESKKAGVGKIASVVGRYYAMDRDRRWERTQLAYDLLVHGKGEKADDPVEAVKKSYEDGVTDEFIKPLVLDDSPESRLGKNDPVVFYNIRGDRARQITTALTETEFDDFPVESGLNLHYVCFTQYDKRYKNVHVAYPPISMTNTLGEVIAANGMKQLRIAETEKYPHVTYFFNGGVEEPNKGEDRKMVPSPKVPTYDHQPEMSAPELTEELVKLINGEQYEMIILNYANPDMVGHTGDFDATVKAVETVDTCLKKVVEAATEKGYKIIVIADHGNADIMKEKDGSPHTAHTTSKVPFIVLNEPGISTPEDGILADVAPSLLKLMGISQPDEMTGKPLF, encoded by the coding sequence ATGGCCAAAGCCCTGCTCGCAATTCTTGACGGTTACGGACTCCCTGAAGACGATTCCGCAAGTGCCATCAAGAAAGCGCATACTCCTTTCGTGGATTCCCTGATTGAAAATGAACCCAATTCGAAACTCAGTGCGTCCGGCCTGGATGTCGGGCTCCCCGAAGGTCAGTTCGGCAACTCCGAAGTCGGCCACCTGAATATCGGTGCGGGACGCATCGTTTGGCAGGAACTAACCCGGGTAAACAAGGATATTGAAGACGGTGGCTTTTTTGCCAACGAGGCGCTTCTGTCCGCTGCCGAACAGGCAAAGAAATCCGGCAAAGTACACATCATGGGACTCTTCTCGGATGGCGGAGTGCACAGCCACAATAATCACCTGTTCGCTCTTCTCCGCTTCTTCCAGCAGCAAGGCATCGAAAACGTTTTCGTCCATGCCTTCACCGACGGCCGCGACACCTCCCCCCACGGCGGAGCCAGATATGTCGAAACGTTTCTGGAAGAGAGCAAAAAGGCGGGTGTGGGCAAAATCGCTTCTGTGGTTGGACGCTATTACGCCATGGACCGTGACCGCCGCTGGGAACGGACCCAGCTGGCCTACGACCTGCTTGTCCACGGAAAAGGTGAGAAAGCCGACGATCCGGTCGAAGCCGTCAAAAAATCGTATGAGGATGGCGTCACCGACGAATTCATCAAACCACTTGTACTGGATGATTCTCCTGAATCCCGCCTCGGCAAAAACGACCCGGTGGTTTTCTACAACATCCGCGGCGACCGGGCGCGCCAGATCACAACCGCCCTCACCGAAACGGAATTTGATGACTTTCCGGTGGAATCCGGCCTTAACCTCCACTATGTCTGTTTCACACAATACGACAAGCGATACAAGAATGTGCATGTCGCCTACCCCCCTATTTCCATGACCAATACCCTTGGGGAAGTGATCGCAGCAAATGGCATGAAACAGCTCCGAATCGCCGAAACGGAGAAATATCCGCACGTAACCTATTTTTTCAACGGCGGCGTGGAGGAACCGAACAAGGGTGAAGACCGGAAAATGGTTCCGAGTCCGAAGGTTCCCACCTACGATCACCAACCCGAAATGAGCGCCCCGGAACTCACCGAAGAGCTGGTCAAGCTGATTAACGGCGAGCAGTATGAAATGATCATTCTCAACTATGCCAACCCGGACATGGTGGGGCATACAGGCGATTTCGATGCCACCGTCAAAGCCGTTGAAACGGTTGATACCTGCCTCAAAAAAGTGGTTGAAGCCGCCACGGAGAAAGGATACAAGATCATAGTGATCGCCGACCATGGCAACGCCGACATCATGAAAGAGAAAGACGGGAGTCCGCATACAGCGCACACAACCAGCAAGGTGCCGTTTATCGTGCTGAATGAGCCGGGTATTTCCACCCCCGAAGACGGCATTCTGGCCGATGTTGCTCCTTCACTGCTTAAGCTGATGGGAATTTCCCAGCCTGATGAAATGACCGGTAAACCCCTTTTCTGA
- a CDS encoding ATP-dependent Clp protease ATP-binding subunit — MEGNFSNRVRDVIQFSREEALRLGHDYIGTEHLILGILRLGDGVAIKILKNLRCDLYKLKKTIEETVRGTGAAVTVGNIPLTKQAEKVLRITYLEAKLYKSDTIGTEHLLLSLLRDDENIAAQILQQFNVTYDAVREDLDLIVSGHASRSETSRPRASESPTSDNPKSSSGSARERKMEKTKTPVLDNFGRDLTKLAEEDKLDPIVGREKEIERVAQVLSRRKKNNPVLIGEPGVGKTAIAEGLALRIMQRKVSRVLYDKRVIALDLAALVAGTKYRGQFEERMKAIMNELEKIPDIILFIDELHTIVGAGGASGSLDASNMLKPALARGDVQAIGATTLNEYRQYIEKDGALERRFQKIMVDATSAEETTTILNQIKGKYEKHHSVRYSEEALAACVTMTDRYITDRFLPDKAIDALDEAGARVHLSNITVPEHIVKLEEEIEITSAEKNNMVKKQRFEDAARLRDNEKRLIEELEHAQREWEKESEKIIYNVEEEDVATVVAMMTGIPVNKIAQSEGQKLLKMKEELSAHVIGQEEAILKLSKAIQRTRAGLKDPSRPIGSFIFLGPTGVGKTELAKIMSKYLFDSIDSLIRIDMSEYMEKFSVSRLIGAPPGYVGYEEGGILTEKVRRKPYSVVLLDEIEKAHPDVFNLLLQVLDDGILTDSLGRKVDFRNTIIIMTSNIGARDIKNMGRGIGFADGDGASDYSKMKSTIQDALNKVFNPEFLNRVDDVIVFKPLERNDIFQIIDNMANELFERIESLGFKVDITKGAKEFLTDKGFDQKFGARPLKRAIQRYVEDPLAEEILGAEKRSGSTIRIKMNNARDGLLFEWKDPDNLATDVNSENEETRQGESNGKPSQNISQNKN; from the coding sequence ATGGAAGGCAATTTTTCTAACAGGGTTCGCGATGTCATTCAGTTCAGCCGGGAGGAAGCGTTACGGCTCGGCCACGACTATATCGGAACCGAACATCTCATTCTCGGAATTCTGCGTCTCGGAGACGGTGTCGCCATAAAAATACTCAAGAACCTCCGCTGCGACCTGTACAAACTCAAGAAAACCATCGAGGAGACGGTCCGCGGAACCGGTGCCGCTGTCACTGTCGGGAACATCCCGCTCACCAAACAGGCCGAAAAAGTGCTCCGCATCACCTATCTGGAGGCCAAGCTCTACAAAAGTGACACGATCGGAACCGAGCATCTTTTGCTGTCCCTGTTGCGGGACGACGAGAATATCGCCGCCCAGATCCTTCAGCAGTTCAATGTTACTTACGATGCGGTCAGGGAGGATCTGGATTTGATTGTCTCCGGCCACGCATCCCGATCGGAAACATCCCGGCCCAGAGCCAGCGAATCACCGACTTCAGATAATCCGAAATCTTCATCCGGAAGTGCAAGAGAACGAAAAATGGAAAAGACAAAAACTCCCGTCCTTGACAATTTTGGTCGCGATCTTACCAAACTGGCCGAAGAGGACAAGCTGGATCCCATCGTCGGCCGTGAGAAAGAAATCGAACGCGTGGCGCAGGTACTCAGCCGCCGGAAAAAGAACAATCCGGTCCTTATCGGTGAACCGGGTGTCGGCAAAACGGCCATTGCCGAGGGCCTTGCATTGCGCATCATGCAACGAAAGGTATCCCGCGTTCTCTACGACAAAAGAGTGATCGCGCTCGACCTCGCCGCGCTGGTCGCAGGCACCAAATACCGCGGCCAGTTTGAGGAAAGGATGAAGGCGATCATGAACGAGCTGGAGAAGATTCCCGATATCATCCTTTTCATTGACGAGCTTCACACCATCGTGGGAGCTGGCGGGGCCAGCGGTTCGCTGGACGCATCCAACATGCTCAAGCCGGCACTTGCCAGAGGTGATGTGCAGGCTATCGGCGCCACCACGCTCAACGAGTACCGGCAGTACATCGAAAAGGACGGTGCCCTGGAGCGAAGGTTCCAGAAAATCATGGTGGATGCCACTTCTGCTGAAGAGACCACTACGATTCTGAACCAGATCAAGGGCAAATACGAAAAACACCACAGTGTCCGGTATTCCGAAGAGGCCCTGGCCGCCTGCGTCACCATGACCGACCGCTACATCACCGACCGGTTCCTGCCCGACAAAGCCATCGACGCCCTGGATGAGGCCGGCGCCCGTGTGCACCTGTCGAACATCACGGTTCCCGAGCATATCGTAAAGCTGGAGGAAGAGATCGAAATCACCAGCGCCGAGAAAAACAATATGGTCAAGAAGCAGCGTTTTGAAGATGCCGCCCGGCTTCGCGACAACGAAAAACGGCTGATCGAGGAACTGGAACATGCCCAGCGCGAATGGGAGAAAGAGTCGGAAAAGATCATCTACAACGTCGAGGAAGAGGATGTAGCCACCGTTGTTGCCATGATGACCGGTATTCCGGTGAACAAAATCGCTCAGAGCGAAGGCCAGAAACTGCTAAAAATGAAGGAGGAACTCTCCGCGCATGTGATCGGCCAGGAGGAGGCGATCCTCAAGCTGAGCAAGGCCATACAGCGGACGCGCGCCGGACTGAAGGATCCGTCGCGGCCCATCGGCTCATTCATCTTTCTGGGTCCCACCGGAGTCGGTAAAACCGAGCTGGCCAAAATCATGTCGAAATACCTTTTCGACTCCATTGATTCCCTCATTCGCATCGACATGAGTGAGTACATGGAAAAATTCTCGGTTTCCCGCCTGATCGGAGCCCCTCCGGGCTATGTCGGCTACGAAGAGGGTGGTATCCTCACCGAGAAGGTCAGGCGCAAGCCCTACAGTGTCGTACTGCTGGATGAAATCGAAAAGGCACACCCGGATGTGTTCAATCTGCTGCTTCAGGTGCTGGATGACGGTATCCTGACCGACAGCCTTGGCCGTAAAGTCGACTTCCGGAACACCATTATTATCATGACATCCAACATCGGGGCCCGTGACATCAAGAACATGGGTCGCGGTATCGGTTTTGCCGACGGCGACGGCGCCTCCGACTATTCCAAAATGAAGTCCACTATCCAGGACGCCCTTAACAAGGTATTCAATCCGGAGTTCCTGAACCGCGTCGACGATGTCATTGTCTTCAAGCCGCTCGAGAGGAATGACATTTTCCAGATCATCGACAATATGGCCAATGAACTTTTTGAAAGGATTGAAAGCCTCGGGTTCAAAGTGGACATTACCAAAGGCGCCAAAGAGTTCCTCACCGACAAAGGATTTGACCAGAAATTCGGTGCGCGGCCGCTTAAACGCGCCATCCAGCGCTATGTGGAAGACCCGCTTGCCGAGGAAATTCTGGGGGCTGAAAAAAGAAGCGGATCCACTATTCGCATCAAAATGAACAATGCCCGCGACGGACTCCTCTTCGAATGGAAAGATCCCGATAACCTCGCCACGGACGTTAACTCCGAAAACGAAGAAACCCGGCAGGGCGAAAGCAACGGCAAGCCGTCGCAAAACATATCGCAGAACAAGAACTGA
- a CDS encoding glycosyltransferase — MTIRYSIIIPVYNRPGELSELLESLAAAPAEVMSRTEVIVVDDGSEERSGEVCRNSRDTPDIRYLYQDNRGPGGARNTGAGMARGEWLIFFDSDCIIPPGYMDAVEQGLSNGNVDVFGGPDRASDDFTPTQKAIDYAMTSFLTTGGIRGGRKQLDRYYPRSFNMGIRKSAFDAVDGFSSLRFGEDLDLSMRLIAAGYRTALLDRAWVYHKRRTDLKKFFKQVYNSGMARVVLNKRHPGTMKAVHWMPSLFVLYLAAAFLSLPVAGGWLWLPPALFCLLLFLDGWRKTRHLVSALLVPPAALFQLSGYGTGLLHALVIIHILGRTDARAFEKNFYR, encoded by the coding sequence ATGACCATACGATATTCCATTATCATTCCAGTCTACAACCGTCCGGGTGAATTGAGCGAGCTGCTCGAAAGTCTTGCTGCTGCCCCTGCGGAAGTCATGAGCCGGACAGAAGTGATTGTTGTGGATGACGGATCGGAAGAACGTTCGGGAGAGGTTTGCCGCAACAGCCGGGACACACCGGACATACGCTATCTGTATCAGGATAACCGGGGGCCGGGAGGAGCGCGAAACACCGGTGCCGGCATGGCCAGAGGGGAATGGCTGATTTTCTTCGATTCCGACTGCATCATCCCGCCCGGATACATGGACGCCGTGGAGCAGGGCCTTTCCAATGGGAATGTTGATGTGTTCGGCGGACCCGATCGCGCTTCAGACGACTTCACCCCCACGCAGAAGGCGATTGACTATGCCATGACCTCCTTTCTTACAACCGGCGGAATCCGCGGCGGCCGCAAACAACTCGACCGCTACTATCCCCGGAGCTTCAACATGGGTATCCGGAAAAGCGCCTTTGATGCCGTAGACGGTTTTTCTTCGCTGCGGTTTGGAGAGGATCTGGATCTGAGCATGCGACTGATCGCGGCCGGGTATCGTACGGCACTCCTGGACAGGGCCTGGGTCTATCACAAACGGCGAACCGATCTCAAAAAGTTTTTCAAGCAGGTTTATAACTCCGGCATGGCCCGTGTCGTGCTGAACAAGCGCCATCCCGGCACGATGAAGGCCGTCCACTGGATGCCCTCCCTGTTTGTGCTCTATCTGGCGGCGGCTTTTCTGTCGCTGCCGGTTGCCGGCGGCTGGCTCTGGCTTCCCCCGGCGCTGTTCTGCCTGTTGCTTTTTCTGGATGGATGGCGGAAGACCCGACATCTTGTATCCGCACTCCTGGTTCCGCCTGCGGCACTTTTTCAGCTCTCCGGTTACGGAACCGGACTGCTTCACGCGCTGGTGATTATCCACATCCTGGGCCGCACCGACGCGCGGGCATTTGAAAAAAACTTCTACCGCTGA
- a CDS encoding methyltransferase yields the protein MSKIAYDPTKDRFAAWIRRSRSLRTLFYRLLDMFFLRSWYVRSAVRAQFRAGLSRRERVDILDAGSGFGQYDRFLLTSFPNAVVHAADIKEDYLDDCRYYFRDAIASGRIRFDAVDLVTQELPAESYDLALCVDVLEHIEDDIGVMKRIRKALKPGGMFVMHSPSHYSEEDAGEDEFFVDEHARAGYSREELLEKLMASGLEPVSVRYTYGKWGHRAWVMLIKYPMLWFTRFGMKTMFWLPFYYAVTLLPGLAMMAVDGRRENPRGTGIIGVSSKR from the coding sequence ATGAGTAAAATCGCATACGACCCGACAAAAGACCGCTTTGCCGCCTGGATCCGTCGGTCACGTTCTCTCCGAACCCTCTTCTACCGGTTGCTGGATATGTTTTTTCTTAGGAGCTGGTATGTGCGATCGGCGGTTCGCGCGCAGTTCCGCGCCGGCCTTTCGCGCCGTGAACGGGTGGATATCCTCGACGCCGGGAGTGGTTTTGGTCAGTACGACCGGTTTCTACTCACATCATTTCCCAACGCGGTGGTCCATGCCGCAGATATCAAGGAAGATTACCTGGACGATTGCCGGTACTATTTCAGGGACGCGATTGCATCGGGCCGGATCCGGTTTGATGCCGTTGATCTGGTGACGCAGGAGCTGCCCGCCGAATCGTATGATTTGGCTCTTTGTGTGGATGTGCTTGAGCATATTGAAGATGACATCGGTGTGATGAAGCGGATTCGCAAGGCTCTGAAACCCGGCGGGATGTTTGTGATGCATTCTCCGTCCCACTACTCCGAAGAGGATGCCGGCGAGGATGAGTTCTTTGTGGATGAGCACGCCAGGGCCGGCTATTCCCGTGAGGAACTGCTGGAAAAACTAATGGCTTCGGGCCTGGAGCCGGTGTCGGTCCGGTACACCTACGGGAAGTGGGGGCACCGCGCCTGGGTGATGCTGATCAAGTATCCCATGTTGTGGTTCACCCGTTTCGGGATGAAGACCATGTTCTGGCTCCCGTTTTACTACGCGGTTACGCTGCTGCCCGGCCTGGCCATGATGGCGGTCGACGGGCGAAGGGAAAACCCCCGTGGGACCGGGATCATTGGAGTTTCGAGCAAGAGGTGA
- a CDS encoding glycosyltransferase family 2 protein: MTNNRTVNRAEVSVVVPLLNEVDSLGELVGRIGDALSPKWTYEIILVDDGSDDGSWEKIAELTGQSDRVRGIRFRRNYGKSAALQQGFLLASGKYVATMDADLQDDPAEIPEMIRMIEEQNLDLVSGWKKKRYDPISKTIPSCFFNYVTSLTTGIKLHDFNCGLKVYRAEVVGHLTLYGELHRYIPYLAKQEGFERIGEKVVQHHPRKFGESKFGLSRFIKGFLDLVTLLFLGHYMKRPMHFFGGVGTLFLIIGGAITLYLTVMRLFFEVYLSGRPLFLFGILFLLLGVQFFSVGFLGEILNQNRAGNKGDPVNIQDIAGFDETNEIDRSVPPAGNSDTEGTGRP, encoded by the coding sequence TTGACGAATAACAGGACCGTAAACAGGGCAGAGGTATCGGTCGTTGTTCCCCTGTTGAATGAAGTGGATTCTCTCGGGGAGCTTGTCGGCCGCATCGGGGATGCGCTTTCCCCGAAGTGGACGTATGAAATCATTCTGGTGGATGACGGGTCCGATGACGGATCGTGGGAGAAAATTGCGGAGCTGACGGGCCAATCCGACCGGGTTCGTGGTATCCGGTTCCGCCGGAACTACGGCAAGAGCGCAGCGCTGCAGCAGGGTTTTCTGCTGGCGTCGGGTAAGTATGTCGCAACGATGGACGCCGATCTGCAGGATGATCCTGCCGAGATTCCGGAAATGATCCGCATGATTGAGGAGCAGAACCTGGATCTGGTGAGCGGTTGGAAAAAGAAGCGATACGACCCCATCAGCAAAACCATACCCTCCTGCTTCTTCAATTATGTGACATCGCTGACTACCGGCATCAAACTTCACGATTTCAACTGTGGCCTCAAGGTTTACCGCGCCGAGGTGGTCGGGCATCTCACCCTGTATGGAGAGCTGCACAGGTATATTCCGTATCTGGCCAAGCAGGAAGGCTTTGAGCGAATCGGGGAGAAGGTCGTTCAGCACCATCCGCGCAAATTCGGAGAGTCCAAATTCGGTTTGTCCCGGTTTATAAAGGGATTCCTCGATCTGGTTACGCTGCTGTTCCTCGGCCATTACATGAAGCGTCCCATGCATTTTTTCGGCGGAGTCGGGACGCTGTTCCTGATCATCGGCGGGGCGATCACCCTCTACCTTACGGTCATGCGCCTGTTTTTTGAAGTCTATCTTTCGGGCCGCCCGCTGTTCCTGTTCGGCATTCTCTTCCTGCTGCTTGGGGTGCAGTTTTTCTCTGTTGGTTTTCTCGGTGAAATCCTGAACCAGAACCGGGCCGGCAACAAAGGCGATCCGGTGAACATCCAGGATATCGCCGGTTTTGATGAAACCAACGAGATCGATCGATCTGTCCCGCCCGCCGGCAATTCCGATACCGAAGGTACCGGGAGGCCATGA
- a CDS encoding MerR family transcriptional regulator produces the protein MKKLYYSIGEASRLTDVEPHVLRYWESLFRELAPAKNRAGKRTYTELDIQTILVLKDLIQEKKYSTAGARKELQRLRNHRKDKQDSGELPVELTRDLKQVRVFLNDLLQKL, from the coding sequence ATGAAAAAACTCTACTACTCCATAGGTGAAGCTTCCCGGCTTACCGACGTGGAGCCGCATGTTCTGCGTTACTGGGAGTCGCTTTTTCGTGAACTGGCTCCGGCCAAAAACCGCGCCGGCAAGCGGACCTACACAGAACTGGATATCCAGACCATCCTTGTGCTCAAAGACCTCATACAAGAGAAAAAATATTCTACGGCAGGAGCTCGCAAGGAATTGCAGCGTCTTAGAAACCACCGGAAAGATAAGCAGGATTCCGGTGAGCTGCCGGTGGAATTGACCCGCGACCTCAAGCAGGTCCGTGTATTTCTGAATGATCTGTTGCAGAAGTTATGA
- a CDS encoding MBL fold metallo-hydrolase, with amino-acid sequence MRSLSSADFGNFRLFTIETGRFRLDGGAIFGVVPKVLWSRRFESDEQNRIPLTARCLLVHSRSTQRLYLIDTGPGHKFDKKFSAIYGLDFSDYSLDQSLAFHGFNRSDVTDVVFTHMHFDHCGGAVSRDEHGRAIPHFPEARHWVHQKQWDSVQHPNAREKASFLPENIEPLAASGLLHFIDDHHIYEPGFGTEVVHGHTSGQQLPLLNDGDRKLLFAADLMPTAAHLPLPWVMGFDMRPIQTMEEKVRILGRCIRDNTSLYLEHDPNHEVIRLEGPPEKPAVGWNGTLNDL; translated from the coding sequence ATGAGATCTCTTTCGTCAGCCGATTTTGGAAATTTCCGGCTGTTCACCATCGAAACCGGACGTTTTCGCCTGGATGGCGGCGCCATTTTCGGTGTAGTGCCCAAAGTGCTCTGGTCCAGGCGTTTCGAGAGCGATGAACAGAACCGCATCCCGCTCACGGCCCGCTGCCTGCTGGTGCACTCGCGGTCAACCCAAAGACTCTACCTGATCGACACGGGACCCGGACACAAGTTCGATAAAAAGTTCAGTGCCATCTACGGGCTCGATTTTTCGGATTACTCTCTGGATCAATCCCTTGCCTTTCACGGATTCAACCGCTCAGATGTCACCGATGTCGTTTTCACACACATGCATTTCGACCACTGCGGGGGCGCTGTTTCGCGGGATGAGCACGGCCGGGCCATACCCCACTTCCCCGAAGCCCGCCACTGGGTGCATCAAAAGCAGTGGGACTCGGTTCAGCACCCCAATGCCAGGGAAAAAGCCAGCTTCCTGCCGGAAAATATCGAGCCTCTCGCCGCATCCGGTCTGCTCCATTTCATCGATGACCACCATATATACGAACCGGGATTCGGGACTGAGGTCGTCCATGGCCACACCTCCGGCCAGCAGCTACCGCTGCTCAACGACGGCGACAGAAAACTCCTTTTTGCCGCCGATTTAATGCCGACCGCCGCCCACCTCCCGCTGCCCTGGGTGATGGGCTTCGACATGCGTCCGATTCAGACCATGGAAGAGAAAGTTCGTATCCTCGGCCGGTGCATCCGCGACAACACCTCTCTCTACCTGGAACATGACCCCAATCATGAAGTGATCCGCCTTGAGGGTCCGCCTGAAAAACCAGCAGTAGGCTGGAACGGCACTCTGAATGATTTGTGA